In Pseudomonas rhizosphaerae, one DNA window encodes the following:
- a CDS encoding WecB/TagA/CpsF family glycosyltransferase — protein MKVFGIDFYKGDQRDLIRAIKGEVNKPFGYVVTANVNHVVLLENDSVFRNAYDTAAYRICDSRVLMPVLRKFDAGVPEAIPGSTLTVSMMDEAQREGWTVTVVGSTTDVLQVLAQRYPAVTFLHYNPPMGFIDNPAEVEATLQFVEQHRAQLLIMSVGSPRQELLSKMIADRGRAHGVGLCTGAALNFLSGKVQRAPMWVQKLSLEWLHRILSEPRRLAGRYWHDGRRILPIILRQRSQQRQYSQQRDKP, from the coding sequence ATGAAAGTTTTTGGGATAGATTTCTACAAAGGTGACCAAAGGGACCTGATCCGCGCCATCAAGGGCGAAGTGAACAAGCCTTTTGGTTACGTAGTGACCGCCAACGTCAACCACGTTGTGCTGCTTGAAAACGACTCGGTATTCCGCAACGCCTACGACACTGCGGCCTACCGGATCTGCGACAGCCGGGTATTGATGCCGGTGCTGCGCAAGTTCGACGCCGGCGTGCCCGAGGCCATCCCCGGCAGCACCCTGACCGTGTCGATGATGGACGAAGCCCAGCGCGAAGGCTGGACCGTGACGGTCGTCGGCTCGACCACCGACGTGCTGCAGGTGCTGGCCCAGCGCTACCCAGCGGTGACGTTCCTGCACTACAACCCGCCCATGGGCTTCATCGACAACCCGGCGGAGGTGGAAGCCACTTTGCAGTTCGTCGAGCAGCACCGGGCTCAGCTGTTGATCATGTCGGTCGGTTCGCCGCGTCAGGAACTGCTCAGCAAGATGATCGCCGACCGCGGTCGTGCCCATGGCGTAGGCCTGTGCACGGGTGCGGCGCTGAACTTTCTTTCGGGCAAGGTCCAGCGTGCCCCGATGTGGGTGCAGAAGCTTTCGCTCGAATGGCTGCACCGCATTCTCAGCGAGCCGCGCCGCCTGGCCGGGCGCTATTGGCACGACGGGCGGCGTATTTTGCCGATCATCCTGCGGCAACGCTCGCAGCAGCGTCAGTATTCGCAGCAGCGCGACAAGCCCTGA
- a CDS encoding undecaprenyl-phosphate glucose phosphotransferase encodes MIAPRLHPMVNRRGLTFWTMWLAGAALACALTFSVLYAHFDAFPPQYRVLMMIGVLASVPVYSFLHVYHKRLNYLLGLLRLLGGWLTLVAALAVVIWLSGSPQTLAPGMAVKLIAYGFLAQAATFIPLRFLLNRHNQRLKNERKAVIIGAGELAGKLARQLKPRVPVLGVIAPDAEVDADWVPVPGVPHLGGFDELRDIVQREQVRRVYIALPLDRMVQIESIYVDLLDLAVDVVWVPDFGSMMLLNQSISQIEQFPAIYLNETPLSSHPAAAMAKDLIDRSLALLAIVALAPVLISCAVAVKLSSPGPVFFRQGRDGCNGTVIHVYKFRSMRMHDDQEVKQATRNDSRVTRVGAFLRRSSLDELPQLINVLRGEMALVGPRPHAIAHNHYYCDKLMAYMARHRIKPGITGLAQVSGFRGETDTLDKMQGRLERDLAYINHWSLWLDIKILIKTPFTLFSRNIY; translated from the coding sequence ATGATTGCGCCTCGCTTGCACCCGATGGTAAACCGCCGGGGCCTGACGTTCTGGACCATGTGGCTCGCGGGTGCCGCTTTGGCATGCGCGCTGACCTTCAGTGTGCTGTACGCCCATTTCGACGCGTTCCCACCCCAGTACCGGGTGCTGATGATGATCGGGGTGCTTGCCTCGGTTCCCGTCTACAGCTTCCTGCACGTCTACCACAAGCGTTTGAACTACCTCTTGGGCCTGCTGCGCCTGCTCGGCGGCTGGCTGACCCTGGTCGCCGCCCTGGCCGTGGTCATCTGGCTCAGTGGCAGCCCGCAGACCCTGGCGCCCGGCATGGCCGTCAAGTTGATCGCCTACGGCTTCCTGGCCCAGGCCGCGACGTTCATCCCTTTGCGCTTCTTGCTCAACCGCCACAACCAGCGGCTGAAGAACGAACGCAAGGCCGTGATCATCGGTGCCGGTGAACTGGCCGGCAAGCTGGCCCGCCAGCTCAAGCCGCGCGTGCCGGTACTGGGCGTGATCGCGCCCGACGCCGAAGTCGATGCCGACTGGGTGCCGGTGCCTGGCGTGCCCCACCTGGGTGGCTTCGACGAGCTGCGCGACATCGTTCAGCGCGAGCAGGTGCGCCGGGTGTACATCGCCCTGCCGCTGGACCGCATGGTGCAGATCGAATCCATCTACGTCGACCTGCTCGACCTGGCGGTGGACGTGGTCTGGGTACCTGATTTCGGCAGCATGATGCTGCTCAACCAGTCGATCTCGCAGATCGAACAATTCCCGGCCATCTACCTCAACGAAACCCCGCTGAGTTCGCACCCGGCGGCGGCCATGGCCAAGGACCTGATCGACCGCAGCCTGGCGCTGCTGGCAATCGTGGCCTTGGCACCGGTGCTGATCAGCTGTGCGGTGGCGGTGAAGCTGTCCTCGCCAGGCCCGGTGTTCTTCCGCCAGGGTCGCGACGGTTGCAACGGCACGGTGATTCACGTCTACAAATTCCGTTCGATGCGCATGCACGACGATCAGGAAGTCAAGCAGGCCACCCGCAACGATTCGCGCGTGACCCGCGTGGGTGCATTCCTGCGTCGCTCGTCCCTGGACGAGCTGCCACAGCTGATCAACGTTCTGCGTGGCGAAATGGCCCTGGTCGGTCCGCGTCCACACGCCATCGCCCACAACCATTACTACTGCGACAAGCTGATGGCCTACATGGCGCGTCACCGCATCAAGCCGGGCATCACCGGCCTGGCCCAGGTCAGCGGCTTCCGTGGCGAAACCGACACCCTGGACAAGATGCAGGGACGTCTGGAACGTGACCTGGCCTACATCAACCACTGGTCGCTGTGGCTAGACATCAAGATCCTGATCAAGACCCCGTTTACCCTGTTCTCACGGAACATCTATTGA
- a CDS encoding outer membrane beta-barrel protein: MNKQQWMACLALAPWPLSAWALEPAKVELGPVNFTPTLEISERYDDNFRAVDRNEDAAWITSVKPTLLFTRETRNTGYKFRYSADSQTYLDHADASHIDHDAELNGIWAFDSRNRLDASLDYKRGEETVDSADERENDKYTRQGGRLKYTFGALSAMNQIELGGGYRQQRYRNANGINDDKEYDATSVSGTWFHRLGGSTRALVQLDHVDYDYLDFDRRNSKGNRVLFGIDRDVTAKLSGTARAGYERKDFESSQSNDYGSGTWEVGMDYKPRTYSTISVNMRRAFDEGDDGANTVHVTSSRLGWRHSWSSFFATDVNYRHAQREYLGTGGRDDTQNAAGAEVIYTASRWAEVSLGYNRVDNNSNVDSEDYVRNIYLLSLKLSL, translated from the coding sequence ATGAATAAACAACAGTGGATGGCATGCCTGGCGCTGGCGCCTTGGCCCTTGAGCGCTTGGGCGTTGGAACCGGCAAAGGTCGAGCTTGGTCCCGTGAACTTCACTCCGACACTGGAGATAAGCGAACGCTACGACGACAACTTTCGTGCAGTGGATCGCAATGAGGACGCAGCGTGGATCACCTCGGTCAAGCCGACCCTGTTGTTTACCCGCGAAACCCGTAACACCGGTTACAAATTTCGGTATTCGGCCGACAGCCAGACCTACCTGGACCACGCCGACGCCAGCCACATCGACCATGATGCCGAGCTGAACGGCATCTGGGCATTCGATTCGCGCAACCGCCTGGACGCCTCGCTCGATTACAAGCGCGGCGAAGAGACCGTCGACTCCGCCGACGAGCGTGAAAACGACAAGTACACCCGCCAGGGTGGTCGCTTGAAGTACACCTTCGGCGCGCTCAGCGCCATGAACCAGATCGAACTGGGTGGCGGCTACCGTCAGCAGCGCTATCGCAATGCCAACGGCATCAACGACGACAAGGAATACGACGCCACCAGCGTCAGCGGTACCTGGTTCCATCGTCTGGGCGGCAGCACCCGCGCCCTGGTCCAGCTGGACCACGTCGACTACGACTACCTGGACTTCGACCGCCGCAACAGCAAGGGCAACCGCGTGCTGTTCGGTATCGACCGCGACGTCACCGCCAAGCTCAGCGGTACCGCCCGCGCAGGTTACGAGCGCAAGGATTTCGAAAGCTCGCAGAGCAACGACTACGGCAGCGGCACTTGGGAAGTGGGCATGGACTACAAGCCACGCACCTATTCCACCATCTCGGTGAACATGCGCCGCGCCTTCGACGAAGGTGACGACGGGGCCAACACCGTGCACGTGACCAGCAGCCGTCTGGGCTGGCGCCACAGCTGGTCGTCGTTCTTCGCCACCGACGTCAACTACCGCCACGCACAGCGTGAGTACCTGGGCACGGGCGGTCGCGACGACACCCAGAACGCCGCCGGCGCCGAGGTGATCTACACCGCCAGCCGTTGGGCCGAGGTTTCCCTGGGCTACAACCGCGTGGACAACAACTCGAACGTGGACAGCGAAGACTACGTTCGCAACATCTACCTGCTCAGCCTCAAGCTGTCCCTGTGA
- a CDS encoding IclR family transcriptional regulator, whose protein sequence is MSSDNDRNGIQVISRAAAILRCLESEPDGLSLGAIAKRIDLPRSTVQRLVDALAHEELLKVQGAGGVCLGPALMRLASNSHVDIIQQVRPYMEALTERTGETSVLVNRNGTHLMLLHSVVSPQPLRVAPSSGSFLSVYATSGGKALLAKMSDEAVVQLLGPVLEPLTPSTPDLPRLLEQLAEVRDRGYACDSDEHMIGVGAMAVALQTSQGQYALALVGPVWRVEAQHEVFRKALSDTRNAMAGVLSAGLRASPASSI, encoded by the coding sequence ATGAGCAGCGACAATGATCGTAACGGTATTCAGGTCATCTCTCGGGCGGCAGCCATCCTGCGCTGTCTGGAAAGCGAACCGGACGGTCTGAGCCTGGGCGCCATCGCCAAGCGCATCGACCTGCCCCGCTCCACGGTCCAGCGCCTGGTCGACGCACTGGCCCATGAAGAGCTGCTCAAGGTCCAGGGTGCCGGCGGCGTATGCCTGGGCCCGGCGTTGATGCGCCTGGCGTCCAACAGCCACGTCGATATCATTCAGCAAGTGCGCCCCTATATGGAGGCGTTGACCGAGCGAACCGGGGAAACCTCCGTGCTGGTCAACCGCAACGGTACCCACCTGATGCTGCTGCACTCGGTGGTGTCGCCGCAGCCATTACGTGTAGCGCCTTCTTCGGGGAGCTTCCTCAGCGTCTACGCGACCTCGGGCGGCAAGGCGTTGTTGGCCAAGATGAGCGACGAGGCCGTGGTACAGTTGCTCGGCCCGGTGCTGGAACCGTTGACGCCGAGCACGCCAGACCTGCCCCGCCTGCTCGAACAACTCGCCGAGGTTCGCGACCGGGGCTATGCCTGCGACTCCGACGAGCACATGATAGGTGTGGGCGCCATGGCCGTGGCCTTGCAAACCTCGCAAGGTCAGTACGCCCTGGCCCTGGTGGGTCCGGTATGGCGGGTCGAGGCGCAGCACGAGGTGTTCCGCAAGGCGCTGTCCGACACCCGCAACGCCATGGCGGGTGTTTTGAGCGCTGGCCTGCGCGCCAGCCCGGCGTCGTCAATCTGA
- a CDS encoding glycoside hydrolase family 5 protein has translation MTQVNVSGAEFSENAFPGVEGTHYFFPREGFFANWKRRGVQSVRFPLKWERLQPTLGGALDPTYARLIDKMLVQAAQANMQVILDVHNYGRYRGKIIGTKDVTVAHYKNLMSQMARRWSPYSALAGYDLMNEPHDESDAIWPTAAQAGIDAIRAIDKTRPIYVEGRSWSSAERWPHYNDELLKLNDPSNKLIFSAHIYIDPDGSGNYKNRISGKWDPDIAVNRVKPFVDWLKRNGKKGHIGEFGIPDNDPRWLDAAERLHKYLAIQCMPITYWSSGPYWGGYFMAVEPINGKARPQWSVMGRYLKEPKCKAIGPT, from the coding sequence ATGACGCAGGTCAACGTTTCGGGGGCTGAGTTCTCCGAGAATGCGTTTCCGGGCGTGGAAGGTACGCACTATTTCTTTCCGCGCGAAGGTTTCTTTGCCAACTGGAAGCGTCGGGGCGTTCAAAGCGTGCGCTTCCCGCTCAAGTGGGAGCGGCTGCAACCTACGCTGGGCGGAGCATTGGACCCGACTTACGCGAGATTGATCGACAAGATGCTGGTGCAGGCCGCTCAGGCCAACATGCAGGTGATCCTGGACGTGCACAACTACGGGCGCTACCGCGGCAAGATCATCGGTACCAAGGACGTCACCGTGGCTCACTACAAGAACCTCATGAGTCAGATGGCCCGCCGCTGGAGCCCCTACAGTGCACTGGCCGGCTACGACCTGATGAACGAGCCGCACGACGAGTCCGACGCCATCTGGCCGACTGCGGCGCAAGCCGGCATCGATGCCATACGGGCGATCGACAAGACCCGCCCGATCTACGTCGAGGGTCGTTCGTGGTCCAGTGCCGAGCGCTGGCCGCACTACAACGATGAGTTGCTCAAACTCAACGACCCATCGAACAAGCTGATCTTTTCCGCGCATATCTACATCGATCCCGACGGCAGTGGTAACTACAAGAATCGAATTTCCGGCAAATGGGATCCGGATATCGCTGTGAACCGCGTCAAGCCGTTCGTCGATTGGCTCAAGCGCAATGGCAAGAAGGGCCACATCGGCGAATTCGGCATCCCTGACAACGACCCGCGCTGGCTGGATGCGGCCGAGCGGTTGCACAAGTACCTGGCCATCCAGTGCATGCCGATCACCTACTGGTCGAGCGGCCCCTACTGGGGTGGCTACTTCATGGCGGTCGAGCCGATCAACGGCAAGGCCCGCCCTCAATGGTCGGTCATGGGCAGGTACCTGAAAGAGCCGAAGTGCAAGGCTATCGGCCCGACGTAA
- a CDS encoding lipopolysaccharide biosynthesis protein, producing the protein MEHDLSQGPTPAPGLIQQLRQNRMVRNLATALGGSAGAQLINLALIPVIMRIYGPEAFGVVGTFLSLTIILIPACSLTWSMAIVLPRTHRDASGLAKLATLVALLVSILVAGVLLWWGPMLAERWNLALLTPYLMLLPLVMFSSAVLEVLQQWLYRHGRYRLTARAATSHALVYNGMRSVGGLFNNSATMLVVTSALYYVVHSLLILIGMAMSKPAPAEASDTDEAPRKTLRQLASEYRDFPLFRAPQVLINALSVHMPTLVLASLFGAIPAGYFALCLQVLAMPSNFIGKAMGSVFYPRIAAAVHAREAVVGLLLKGVGAMTAIGASGFLILVIAGPWLFTLAFGAQWHEAGEYARWLALAELARFAAMPCEVAIPALRLQAYFLGFEVFATSLRFGAVAIGALWGGSALAVVMAIAAANIFIYLAMMSIVVFKARAWQNRQSGTLQEAQA; encoded by the coding sequence ATGGAACACGACTTGAGCCAGGGGCCGACACCGGCCCCTGGCCTGATCCAGCAGCTGCGCCAGAACCGCATGGTGCGTAACCTGGCGACAGCGCTCGGCGGCTCGGCCGGCGCGCAGCTGATCAACCTGGCGCTGATCCCGGTGATCATGCGTATCTACGGCCCCGAAGCGTTCGGGGTGGTGGGTACCTTCCTCAGCCTGACGATCATCCTGATCCCGGCCTGCAGCCTGACCTGGTCGATGGCCATCGTCCTGCCCCGAACCCATCGCGATGCCAGTGGCCTGGCCAAGCTGGCGACCCTGGTTGCCTTGCTGGTGTCCATCCTGGTGGCCGGCGTGCTGTTGTGGTGGGGGCCGATGCTGGCCGAACGCTGGAACCTGGCATTGCTCACCCCGTACCTGATGCTGCTGCCGCTGGTAATGTTCAGCTCGGCGGTGCTCGAAGTACTGCAGCAGTGGCTGTATCGGCATGGCCGCTATCGCCTGACCGCTCGTGCGGCCACCAGCCACGCGCTGGTCTACAACGGCATGCGCAGCGTCGGTGGCCTGTTCAACAACAGCGCAACCATGCTGGTGGTCACCAGCGCGCTGTACTACGTGGTGCACAGCCTGTTGATTCTGATCGGCATGGCCATGAGCAAACCGGCTCCGGCCGAGGCGAGCGACACCGACGAGGCACCACGCAAGACTCTGCGCCAACTGGCCAGCGAATACCGTGACTTCCCCCTTTTCCGTGCCCCGCAGGTATTGATCAACGCACTGTCTGTGCACATGCCTACCCTGGTGCTGGCGTCGCTGTTCGGTGCCATACCGGCAGGCTATTTCGCCCTCTGCCTGCAAGTGCTGGCCATGCCCAGCAATTTCATCGGCAAAGCCATGGGCAGCGTCTTCTACCCGCGCATTGCCGCCGCCGTACACGCGCGTGAAGCGGTCGTCGGCCTGCTGCTCAAGGGCGTGGGCGCGATGACGGCGATCGGCGCCTCGGGCTTTCTGATCCTGGTCATTGCCGGGCCCTGGCTGTTCACCCTGGCCTTCGGTGCCCAGTGGCACGAAGCGGGCGAATACGCGCGCTGGCTGGCCCTGGCCGAATTGGCACGGTTCGCAGCGATGCCGTGCGAGGTCGCTATCCCGGCGTTGCGCCTGCAGGCCTACTTCCTCGGTTTCGAAGTCTTCGCCACCTCGTTGCGCTTCGGTGCAGTGGCCATCGGCGCCCTGTGGGGCGGCTCGGCCCTGGCTGTGGTGATGGCGATCGCGGCGGCAAACATTTTCATCTACCTGGCGATGATGTCGATCGTCGTATTCAAGGCGCGTGCCTGGCAGAACCGCCAGAGTGGCACTCTACAGGAGGCTCAAGCATGA
- a CDS encoding glycosyltransferase family 2 protein, with protein sequence MTRSNNDVCAIILNWNGADTTIDCIRALDAHCRVPVVVIDNDSKDDSVSRLKHFLSDSTGPDLHVIDERAAGSYDTPHERVLIVNEGNHGYAGGNNVGIDYAVRAGYRYIWLLNNDVTVEAGALEALRDTLEQSPKCGFSASVLVYSDRPQVVQCVGGGTLFPWLGKTKLMGKNLDRAQLATAGLPEPDYLMGASLMVRREVIEEVGMMDHRYFMYSEEVDWERRAAAVGWHGRVALNSFARHGDSGSTKGRSHMFHFYRNRAAIMYNKRFHSTACTFVSAIALGAITVLQNRSSAKNIKFGIKGITEGLAFKWR encoded by the coding sequence ATGACCCGATCCAACAACGATGTGTGCGCGATCATCCTCAACTGGAATGGCGCCGATACCACCATTGACTGCATTCGTGCTCTGGACGCGCATTGCCGTGTCCCGGTCGTGGTGATCGACAACGATTCCAAGGACGACAGCGTTTCGCGCCTGAAGCACTTCCTCAGCGACTCGACCGGCCCGGACCTTCACGTCATCGACGAGCGCGCGGCCGGCAGCTACGACACGCCGCACGAGCGGGTATTGATCGTCAACGAAGGCAACCACGGCTACGCCGGTGGCAACAACGTCGGCATCGATTACGCCGTGCGCGCAGGCTACCGCTACATCTGGCTGCTCAACAACGACGTGACCGTCGAGGCCGGCGCCCTGGAAGCCTTGCGCGACACCCTGGAACAGTCGCCCAAGTGCGGCTTCTCGGCCTCGGTGCTGGTGTACTCGGACCGCCCCCAGGTAGTCCAGTGCGTAGGCGGCGGCACCTTGTTCCCCTGGCTAGGCAAGACCAAGCTGATGGGCAAGAACCTGGACCGTGCGCAGCTGGCTACCGCCGGCCTGCCCGAGCCCGACTACCTGATGGGTGCCAGCCTGATGGTGCGGCGCGAGGTCATCGAAGAAGTCGGCATGATGGACCATCGCTACTTCATGTACTCCGAAGAAGTGGACTGGGAACGTCGCGCAGCGGCGGTCGGTTGGCACGGTCGCGTCGCCCTGAACAGCTTCGCTCGCCATGGCGACAGCGGCAGCACCAAAGGGCGCAGCCACATGTTCCATTTCTACCGCAACCGCGCCGCCATCATGTACAACAAGCGCTTTCATTCGACCGCGTGCACCTTCGTCTCGGCCATTGCGCTAGGCGCGATCACCGTGCTGCAGAACCGCAGCAGTGCCAAGAACATCAAGTTCGGCATCAAGGGCATCACCGAGGGCTTGGCGTTCAAATGGCGCTGA
- a CDS encoding polysaccharide biosynthesis/export family protein: protein MFKHALIVVLALFSLGAQADAYKLASGDVIRVSVLGEPDLTNEEVHLNDSGTFSYPFLGAVKALGKTTDEIERVITKGLSGDYLKDPKVSVSVVEYRPFYIGGEVKAPGGYPYKPGLTMDRAIALAGGLTERASVNRININRGGSAKAAQLATPVEPGDTITIDQGFF from the coding sequence ATGTTCAAGCATGCATTGATTGTCGTACTGGCACTGTTCAGCCTGGGAGCCCAGGCCGATGCCTACAAGCTCGCTTCGGGCGATGTCATCCGGGTTTCCGTACTGGGTGAACCCGACCTGACCAACGAAGAAGTCCATCTCAACGACTCCGGCACGTTCTCGTACCCCTTCCTGGGCGCCGTGAAAGCACTGGGCAAGACCACCGACGAGATCGAGCGCGTCATTACCAAGGGCCTGAGCGGCGACTACCTCAAAGATCCGAAAGTGTCCGTGAGCGTGGTCGAATACCGTCCTTTCTATATTGGCGGTGAAGTCAAGGCGCCAGGCGGGTATCCGTACAAGCCGGGCCTGACCATGGACCGAGCCATCGCCCTGGCTGGCGGCCTGACCGAGCGTGCTTCGGTCAACCGCATCAACATCAATCGCGGCGGCAGCGCCAAAGCGGCCCAGTTGGCAACACCGGTAGAACCGGGCGACACCATCACCATCGATCAGGGGTTCTTCTGA
- a CDS encoding GumC family protein codes for MSQIAVRNSQGGVAPWQAAPALEDRDALDSRKLWRTLWRRRAMILGVFAVGTAAAVIYALNMTPTYRSVTTLVIEPSGNQVITFQQTPDRPDPNSDYLQTQMGLIQSREVAERAVRELDLSHHEELDPRQKQSRLSKIKAQLSNWHADWFPQSWHQELNYTEQQAFNSAVMELRQRTSVTVVGKSHLVSIGVTMADAETGAATANALAQGYLASRQNSQQQESLTASRWMNTRMVELRTQLQQAESKLQAYRDGQGLVDVGGVATITANELARTSDRLVDARRERADAQSQYRQVQGLLARGGNLDLSSVPAVINNPVIQQFQAVAATAQARVDEYSQRYGDKHPQMVAARSELQAAQASLRSQVGQVVAGLQHNYQLAQDNENSLRSSFNSNKQEIQDISRKEFALRELQRDVDSNRDVYNTFMTKLRETMATADLVSGNARVVDPAIAPLFPTTPRKAILVILAALLSLIAGCAIALLREALNNSFKNSADVERALQLPVLSVVPLLKRRNRSRIHRQFERNDDAAFAEAVRTLRTGVMLNDDDVRRKTLVLTSTTPGEGKTTLAINLAGAMARVERVLLVEADLRRPKVATNLGLDAHHIGLAELLAGKAGVDDCLQSIGSLDVICAGEMPYNPQELLASTRMQTFLEWARHRYDRVILDTPASQSVSDAALLCGMADSVIYVIKSEVTSMPLVRKSIGQLLQTGAPITGVVLNQVSRPEPGQRRDHYYDYLPAAPAQ; via the coding sequence ATGAGCCAGATAGCCGTAAGAAACAGCCAGGGCGGCGTTGCCCCGTGGCAGGCCGCGCCCGCGTTGGAAGACCGCGACGCGTTGGACTCGCGCAAACTGTGGCGCACGCTGTGGCGTCGCCGCGCCATGATTCTCGGTGTCTTCGCGGTGGGCACGGCTGCCGCCGTGATCTACGCCCTGAACATGACGCCAACCTATCGCTCCGTCACCACCCTGGTGATCGAGCCCAGCGGTAACCAGGTCATCACGTTCCAGCAGACGCCGGACCGCCCCGACCCGAACAGCGACTACTTGCAGACCCAGATGGGCCTGATCCAGAGCCGCGAAGTGGCCGAGCGCGCCGTGCGTGAACTCGACCTGTCGCACCACGAAGAGCTGGATCCACGGCAGAAGCAGTCGCGCCTGTCCAAGATCAAGGCGCAGCTGTCCAACTGGCATGCCGACTGGTTCCCGCAGAGCTGGCACCAGGAGCTTAACTACACCGAACAGCAGGCATTCAACAGCGCTGTGATGGAACTGCGTCAGCGCACCAGCGTGACGGTCGTCGGCAAGAGCCATCTGGTCAGCATCGGCGTGACCATGGCCGATGCTGAAACCGGCGCCGCCACTGCAAACGCCTTGGCCCAGGGCTACCTGGCCAGCCGCCAGAACTCGCAGCAGCAGGAATCGCTGACCGCCAGCCGCTGGATGAACACCCGCATGGTGGAACTGCGTACCCAACTGCAGCAAGCTGAAAGCAAGCTGCAAGCCTACCGCGACGGCCAAGGCCTGGTCGATGTAGGCGGCGTGGCAACCATCACCGCCAACGAGCTGGCCCGCACCAGCGACCGTCTGGTCGATGCCCGCCGCGAACGCGCCGATGCCCAGAGCCAGTACCGTCAAGTACAGGGCCTGTTGGCTCGCGGCGGCAATCTGGACCTGTCCAGCGTACCTGCGGTGATCAACAACCCGGTGATCCAGCAGTTCCAGGCCGTCGCCGCCACTGCCCAGGCACGTGTCGACGAGTACAGCCAGCGCTACGGCGACAAGCACCCGCAAATGGTCGCTGCCCGCTCCGAGCTGCAAGCTGCCCAGGCCAGCCTGCGCAGCCAGGTCGGCCAAGTGGTCGCCGGTCTGCAGCACAACTATCAGTTGGCCCAGGACAACGAGAACTCGCTGCGTTCCTCGTTCAACAGCAACAAGCAGGAAATCCAGGACATCTCCCGCAAGGAGTTCGCCCTGCGTGAACTGCAACGCGACGTCGACAGTAACCGTGATGTGTACAACACCTTCATGACCAAGCTGCGCGAAACCATGGCCACCGCCGACCTGGTCTCGGGCAATGCCCGCGTAGTCGACCCAGCCATCGCGCCGCTGTTCCCGACCACGCCGCGCAAGGCCATCCTGGTGATTCTGGCCGCGCTGCTGTCGCTGATTGCCGGTTGTGCCATAGCCCTGTTGCGTGAAGCCCTGAACAACAGCTTCAAGAACAGCGCCGACGTCGAGCGTGCCTTGCAACTGCCGGTACTGAGCGTGGTGCCGCTGCTCAAGCGCCGCAACCGCTCGCGCATCCATCGCCAGTTCGAGCGCAACGACGACGCGGCATTCGCCGAAGCCGTACGGACCCTGCGTACCGGCGTGATGCTCAACGACGACGATGTACGCCGCAAGACCCTGGTGCTGACCTCGACCACTCCGGGCGAAGGCAAGACCACCCTGGCGATCAACCTGGCCGGTGCCATGGCCCGCGTCGAACGCGTGCTGTTGGTGGAAGCCGACCTGCGCCGTCCGAAAGTGGCCACCAACCTGGGCCTGGACGCTCACCACATCGGCCTGGCCGAGTTGCTGGCGGGCAAGGCGGGCGTCGATGACTGCCTGCAGAGCATCGGTAGCCTGGACGTGATCTGCGCCGGTGAAATGCCCTACAACCCACAGGAACTGCTGGCCAGCACGCGCATGCAGACCTTCCTGGAGTGGGCACGCCACCGCTACGACCGTGTGATTCTCGACACCCCGGCCAGCCAGTCGGTGAGCGATGCGGCGCTGCTGTGCGGCATGGCGGATTCGGTGATCTACGTGATCAAGTCCGAAGTCACCAGCATGCCACTGGTACGCAAGAGCATCGGTCAGCTGTTGCAGACCGGCGCGCCGATCACCGGTGTGGTCCTCAACCAGGTCTCGCGCCCCGAGCCCGGCCAGCGTCGCGACCATTACTACGACTACCTGCCGGCAGCCCCGGCCCAATAA